The following proteins are encoded in a genomic region of Mycolicibacterium confluentis:
- a CDS encoding DUF4190 domain-containing protein — translation MYPGGDPFQRQSPDPFGAPSGPVHSTQYGGGFGYPTPPGPQAPAPQRPPLNTFAVLSPVLAVVLPPAGVVLGHLALPQIKRTGERGRPAAIAGLIIGYLMCVALIAALIWWLTTDDESGSSAAATTPAMIRAGTTPPRPTTITQTADPTAPPRVKVDHATVPIGTCVEVQRRSTESDDALDLFEVDCQRRDGVYTVTQRVADSGQCGTVYAAASPNRAVAVCLDPYQ, via the coding sequence ATGTATCCCGGGGGTGATCCCTTCCAGCGGCAGTCGCCCGACCCGTTCGGCGCACCGTCTGGACCCGTGCACTCGACGCAGTACGGCGGCGGGTTCGGGTATCCGACGCCGCCCGGGCCGCAGGCGCCCGCTCCGCAGAGGCCGCCGCTCAACACGTTTGCGGTGCTGTCGCCGGTGCTGGCCGTCGTGCTGCCGCCCGCGGGCGTTGTGCTGGGCCACCTCGCGCTGCCCCAGATCAAGCGCACCGGGGAAAGGGGCAGGCCCGCCGCCATCGCGGGCCTGATCATCGGCTACCTCATGTGCGTCGCGCTGATCGCCGCACTCATCTGGTGGCTGACCACCGATGACGAGTCGGGGTCGAGCGCGGCCGCGACCACGCCGGCGATGATCAGGGCCGGCACCACGCCGCCGCGTCCGACGACGATCACCCAGACGGCCGACCCCACAGCTCCGCCGCGCGTCAAGGTCGACCACGCCACCGTGCCGATCGGCACGTGCGTCGAGGTTCAGCGGCGCAGCACCGAATCCGACGACGCCCTTGACCTATTCGAAGTGGACTGCCAACGGCGGGATGGCGTCTACACCGTCACGCAGCGGGTCGCCGACAGCGGGCAGTGCGGCACCGTGTACGCCGCGGCTTCCCCGAACCGCGCTGTGGCCGTCTGCTTGGACCCCTACCAATGA
- a CDS encoding DUF4190 domain-containing protein, which produces MTFGGQQHDPFGGDPFGTPGGPPVTQSGFGMPVGSGGYPPYPPPPQPAPQGEVNTLATLSVVFAILSAPVGAVLGHIALSQVKRTGQRGRERALVGVTLSYLVIVLAVVALILWLVLGGDADPEPATVTPTPTTTSAVPPTTRTTVVTPPPMARPTVLVEDLRIGDCVEVVQERPKPGEPGVNLIKIYRTPCQIRDGVLRVDLTASYEGACPGYALRNLEKTVFACVSDFRG; this is translated from the coding sequence ATGACCTTTGGTGGACAGCAGCACGATCCGTTCGGCGGCGATCCGTTCGGAACTCCGGGTGGGCCGCCGGTGACCCAGAGTGGGTTCGGCATGCCGGTGGGGTCCGGCGGGTATCCGCCGTATCCGCCCCCACCGCAGCCTGCGCCGCAGGGTGAGGTCAACACGCTGGCGACGTTGTCGGTGGTGTTCGCCATCCTGTCCGCGCCCGTTGGGGCGGTCCTCGGGCACATCGCACTGTCTCAGGTGAAGCGCACGGGCCAGCGTGGCCGGGAGCGCGCTCTGGTCGGGGTGACGCTGTCGTATCTCGTGATCGTGCTCGCGGTGGTGGCGCTGATTCTGTGGCTGGTGCTCGGGGGCGACGCGGACCCGGAACCGGCCACGGTGACCCCGACGCCCACCACGACATCGGCCGTGCCGCCCACGACTCGCACCACCGTCGTGACCCCGCCGCCCATGGCGAGGCCGACGGTGCTCGTCGAGGATCTTCGGATCGGCGACTGCGTCGAGGTCGTCCAGGAGCGGCCCAAACCCGGCGAGCCGGGAGTCAATCTGATCAAGATCTACCGCACCCCCTGCCAGATCCGCGACGGGGTTCTGCGGGTTGATCTGACGGCGAGCTACGAGGGTGCCTGCCCCGGGTACGCACTGCGCAATCTCGAGAAGACCGTCTTCGCCTGCGTATCGGACTTCCGCGGATGA